The Lysobacter gummosus genome includes a region encoding these proteins:
- a CDS encoding nucleoside deaminase, with protein MSPKISYQLTGAVQLALPDWIDEAVDRQRAYPGDEDKVALAVELSRRNIELGTGGPFGAAVFDSNGLVIGVGVNRVVPQNCSVAHAEMMAFMCAQAALSAFRLNDIGPMTLATSAQPCCMCYGASFWAGIDHLLIGARSEDVMRLTEFDEGPLPADWIGELERRGIAVRRDLHRDAACEVLRRYGESGISY; from the coding sequence ATGAGTCCGAAAATCTCCTATCAGCTGACCGGCGCGGTGCAGTTGGCCCTGCCGGACTGGATCGATGAAGCGGTCGACCGTCAGCGCGCTTATCCCGGCGATGAGGACAAGGTCGCATTGGCGGTCGAATTGTCCCGGCGCAACATCGAGCTGGGCACCGGCGGCCCGTTCGGCGCGGCGGTGTTCGACAGCAACGGCCTGGTGATCGGCGTAGGCGTCAATCGCGTGGTGCCGCAGAACTGCTCGGTCGCCCACGCCGAGATGATGGCCTTCATGTGCGCGCAGGCGGCGCTGAGCGCGTTCCGGCTCAACGACATCGGGCCGATGACCCTGGCCACCTCGGCGCAGCCGTGCTGCATGTGCTACGGCGCCAGCTTCTGGGCCGGCATCGACCATCTGCTGATCGGCGCGCGCTCGGAAGACGTGATGCGCCTGACCGAATTCGACGAAGGCCCGCTGCCGGCGGACTGGATCGGCGAACTGGAACGCCGCGGCATCGCCGTGCGCCGCGACCTGCATCGCGACGCCGCCTGCGAGGTGCTGCGCCGTTACGGCGAGAGCGGCATTTCGTACTGA